Within Schumannella luteola, the genomic segment CCCTTCTTGTGATCCCACGGGCCGATCCAGCCGCGCTCGATGCCGCGGTGGTTCTCGAGGAACTCGGCCATCCCCTCGGCCTCGGTGTTCCACTCGGTCGTGCCCTGCGTCAGCAGGATGGGGGTGTCGGTGCCCTTGGCGCGCTCGGCGAAGTCGCGCTCGGCCCAGAACGCGGGGTCGGAGGAGCGCATGCTGTCGACGTAGCCGACCGAGCAGAAGGGATCGGTCTTCGCCGCCATCTGCTGGTAGTACGGGTCGTCGTCCGGCAGCCCGACACGACCGGCCGCCTCGGAGTAGAAGTTCGCGATGCTGACCTGCGTCGCGCGCGGGATGCCGCCGGAGGCGAGGTTGCGCTCGAGATCCCAGATCGGCTCCTGCGCGACGACCGCGCCGAGCTCGGGCAGCTTCAGGTTGTTGCCGATGAGCCCGGTGATCGCGTCGTACGACTTGCCGTACATGCCGACCCTGCCGGTCGACCACGACTGGGATGCGGCCCACTCGATCGCGGCCTTCACATCGGCGCGCTCCCCCGGTCCGCCGCCGTCCTGGCAGCCGGTCGAGCCACCGAAGTTGCGGGCGTCGACGAGCACGAGCGCGTAGCCGCGGTCGAACATGCCGCCGGCGGTGATGAGCTCCTGGAAGCGCGCCGACGGCCCGGCCGACGTGAACTCGTTCGCCGCGAGGGCGCCCGAGTGCGAGAAGTACGGCCCGACCGAGATGATCGGCGTCAGCTTCGCGTCGGCGGCGAGTCCCTCGGGCACGAGCACGTCGGCGTGCAGCTGGGTTCCGCTGTCGTCGGCGGAGGGGAAGTAGTGCTGCGTCCACGACGCCCCGGCGGGCACGCGGGCGTTCTCGGCGCTCGTCACGCCCTCGCCGACGGGCGGCGCGACGGGCGCGGGCGGCAGCGGGTCGGTGTCGGCGGCGTCAGCGGCGGCGGATGCCGTGGCCGGCGATCCTGCCGGCGCGGTTCTCTGCGCTCCCGCCGTCGGCGCGTCCTGCGCCAGCGCGGGCGCGCTCGCGAGCGCGCCCGACGCGATCAGCGCCAGTGCGGCAACGGGGGCGATCAGTCGTCTCGTCCTCATGGGTCGTCTCCCTCTCCGGGCCGCGCCGGGATGTGGCGCGGGCCTCGACATCGACGTTTCCCTCTGACGCGCGGCGCCGGTAGTGACGTGGTGTCACTCCTGCACGTGGCATCCGAGCACTGCCGCCGGGGGCGGGCCGAGCGACAGGCTCGAATGCATGACCTCACCCGATACACCGCGACCCACGAGCACCGCGACCGCGTCGGATGCCGACGCGCAGCGCCACCCCGCCGGCCGGATGAACGGCCGCCCGACTCGCCCCGGCTGGCCCGAGATCCTCGCCGCCGCCGCCGTCTACGTTCTCGTGTTCTGGCTGGCGCCGCCGGCGATCCTGGCGGTCACCGGCGACTCGGAAGCCGTCACCGGTCTGGCGCTCGCGGCGCTCTCGGGCGTGATGGGACTGCTCGCCTTCGCGGCCGCGGCCG encodes:
- a CDS encoding CocE/NonD family hydrolase; protein product: MRTRRLIAPVAALALIASGALASAPALAQDAPTAGAQRTAPAGSPATASAAADAADTDPLPPAPVAPPVGEGVTSAENARVPAGASWTQHYFPSADDSGTQLHADVLVPEGLAADAKLTPIISVGPYFSHSGALAANEFTSAGPSARFQELITAGGMFDRGYALVLVDARNFGGSTGCQDGGGPGERADVKAAIEWAASQSWSTGRVGMYGKSYDAITGLIGNNLKLPELGAVVAQEPIWDLERNLASGGIPRATQVSIANFYSEAAGRVGLPDDDPYYQQMAAKTDPFCSVGYVDSMRSSDPAFWAERDFAERAKGTDTPILLTQGTTEWNTEAEGMAEFLENHRGIERGWIGPWDHKKGDDVAADGSLEMGRAGWFDEVFAFYDEHLKGVKPTTKVPAFAVQDSSGAWRGQKTWPVVDRTQTVTLDDGRYVDDGLAWHGKGRTGDRANSFSTWSEPVSAPTRITGTPSIDLRPDQHGNAYVRLYDVAPDGIATWFDEQASALRPGKTSIELRSTDWLLAKGHRLAVEIGTVAPAGGNLHLTNDWLDTPSGERIRITGAKLHLQFDDPADDVPTQGDPAFYLPGFVLLQSEKLSPQRADFRLDAPAKPERG